atatatatacaccattcAGTAGTTATTGTGTATATAAGACTATAACTGGGAGTAaccattacttttttcttttcagagtaATATAATCTTAAATGTTTTGGGGAATTGTGTCAGTGGGCTTTAAAAAAGTATATGAGTAACATTTCTTTCTAACTTGTAGCTGCAGTAAGAAGATTAGGATGCCCATTGTTACCAAGAGACTTAGAGACCCTGATGTAAATCCTTGTTTATCGGTAGGatgactttttttgttttaactttcaTAGATTTTGACTTGGAAGAATAAGCCCCAATTTTGGGACTTAAAATTTCTGCATTGTTTGTAATtgtttaataaactttttttaaaaaatcctcaaccATCGTATCCttttttatagaatattttaaatattcataatttaaccaaacaaaatatttattgagctgcCACTTATTTCTTACACTTTTGTaaaacatacatacatttatacatcAAGCCATTTTGTTGTCATTTGACACCTAGTCGTGCAATATATAATGTCAGAGAAAAATCTTTGGAGCAATTGGAGTTTTTATTGTGTGGAAAGTTGGAAGGTGTGGCATTTTAAAAACTGACATTGgaatttaagttcttttcctatttcccaGTTCACTGTTGTCCTTGAAGTAACCTAACTGTAGAGGAACTTATTATAATAGAACTAACTTCTTAAAGTTGAAGTATTTTCTAAAAGGTATAGTATAAACAAAATGTAATGCTGTATTACAAAGTTTTTATTGGCATTTGTTGGGTATGACCAGCAACACTTACTCGTGGCTTTGCTCCCCCTGAGTAATGTAGTCATCTGAAACTTATGCCAATGAAAACTATACCACTCAGGCCTGTATGTATTCtctcatacatatgtatattcacttttaaaaattgttggcATGTAAACTTAGATCATCTCATGTGTTAAAATAGTTCCTAATAGCTTTGTTATAATTAAAAGAGCCTGTTTGGAAAGAACATGTTTTCTTATGCTTATGAAAGCAGATAATCATGCTGCTCATATATAGTTCTGTAGTTAACTAACTGAAGTTCACACATTTTCACTTTGATGTTTGGAGTTATCCAGTCTACTTCCGGTTCAGACTACTTAAATTTAATTCCCAAGGGTTAGGCCTAATCCTTTGAATTCATATAGCTCTTTTTTCCTAACTTATATTTGAAGTGGggtataatatatttttttaattgcttgttTAACACATAGCATTTACTGACCTGATGGAAATAGACCTAAAGCCACCTTGGTGGATTAGGTGTAATTTAGGCTTTCTTGAAGTTAATTTGGCTCAAGGATCATCTGTAGCCTGGTTTTATCTATTAGGTCTACCTGGGTTAGAATTTCCTAACCCCTACAAATGGGGTGTCAAGACTGTAGGGGGGAGTAGGGAGTGAAAGTAAGTGTGAAGCTAAATGTGTAGAACCAGGAAAGGTTAAATTGAAATTTTGTCCACGAATGTTTTGAAATAGCTTTCACAATCAACTGGTTTTATCTTTATCATTAAATAATTTTGCATGTTAAAGGAGTCAGATGCTTCTACCAGATGTATGGATGAAAATAATTATGACAGAGAAATGTGCACCACTTGCTTCTTGAAGTATAAAAACTGCAGGAAATTTTGGGTAAGtagaattaaaactatatttgaaATCATCACATAAGCCTTAAAATGGCTCAAACACCATTTTGAAAGATGAAATTTAGGGAAATCACATCCTTAGTGACTAATTGTGACTATATCAGAACAAAGAGAGCCCTAAAAGTTTGCATGTATTTAGCAGTTATTTTCAACTTTCCCATTCCCATTTCTAACATAAAGGTATAATAAGTTAACTTATTTCTCCTATTAAAATTTACTAGTGTTATTGTGTTCAGCAAAGGTATAATCCTACTCATAGACATGTTTTTCTAAAAGGCACTTATAAAAGTTATAAAAGCAcctgtaaaatagtttttttaggGGTTTCCTTTGTTCTTAAACTTCTCCCATGTTTAGTTCCATTTAGAACCTAAAGGAGACTTCTATTCTTCCCTTCCATTCTCTATCTTCTACCACCACCACTGATAACTGCTAATTTCATTTgacaaatttttttattctttagggGAGCATTTTTTCCTGGCTtgctattcatttatttttagcttGCCCTTTGAAACTTGAATGTGTTTTCTAAAAGTTTGCCTTTAGGAAAAATTTCTTGAGTAGTGATCTaaacttaaatataaaattaacttttatttttgtttgtttatatttagAATGCCATTATGATTGAAAGACGACGAAATGGAGTTAAACCACATATGCCCACAGctgcagaaagagaaaaaatcttGGGAGCAATGGGAAAGATGCCCTATTAAAGGATTATATACAACAATATTGTTTCTTTACTTCGTATTTTGGAGCAGATCTTTATTAATGTATTTAAggcactttatttttatattggtaTATTTCCAAATCCAAataatttctcttcctctttccccttatcCCACCCTCCCCCAACACACCTCCATAGTGTCTTCccttaactatttttttcttttaactaacAGACCTGATACAACTGTATTTTATGTGACAGAAGATATAATAATCTGTACCCAAATTTAGGgataattatttttactatttctaGTTCCTTACAGTATGTCAGATTGAAAATAACTTGGTTAGTATTTCAAGGGAAAATTCCATTATTGCTAATGACACACTATGTAATTACATATGTACCTATAAATGTAATGTTTTGTGTTTTTAGggtgttttatatttattattttgatccTCTTAAACCCTTCTAGTTTGGTGCTTTGtgaattaaattctctattttaCAATTAGGAAACTCAGTTGTAGAAACATGTTGGAAATCATTTAAGTAATAAGATTCTCACCTAGGTCATTTGATGTTCAATCTTTTCTCCCATGCTGCATCTGAAAATAATCTCAGAATCTAAATTGGCAAGAGACAGGAATCACTTCAACAAAGACATCTCTTTTTGCCCTGTTATTTAGAAGATAATCTAGATAATATATATCACTGTGGTCTATCCAGTATGATAATTACTGTTGTCTTTCCTGTTCTGATGAATTTTTTCAAACAAAAGCACATGAAGTTTAGTCCACAGCCACTTACATTGTTTATGTATTGTTGTCATTGTAGGCAGAATGTAAAAGTCAACACCTTCCCTCCTCCATTCCCAACCCCCATCAGTTAACTCAGTTTAACAcattcttttcccaccttctcacATCCCAGTTAGCCTTTTTAAAGAAAGCTCTTAAAcaaagattcaggagagaaaataGTGTGAATGATGAAGCTATGTGATCGATAAATTCCACCCTGTTCTAACTAACACTAAGCAAGCCATTTTGAATCTGCTcccctttttcccccttcatcTCACCCTgcttcccccaaattttaaagATCTGTGAAATGAAGCTGTCATACTAGGTGATTTAAAAGCTTCAATGATTTAAAAGTTTCAATAATATCATTTTAGTCTGGGTTTGAAACATTGCTTTATAGTTGACCTGGGAGTAGGCCTCAATCCTGAATCTAAAATGTAgttagggaagaaagaaaagaagaaagatttatATAGTGCCCACACTGGACCAGGATATTTATTTGATTCATAACAATCCAGTGAACTATATGccattatttgtcattttatagctgagaaaactaaTTCAAACaggttacgtgacttgctcagaatctcATAGGTATTGTCAAACCCCCTTGGTcaatgctaggcaaattaaaaGGCTACagttggtttctgtgaagaggagagacaggaagtaacaTGGAAAAGGGGGTATTAAGAGACCAATGTGGTCTGGGAGGCATTCTTTTACTGGCATTTGGAGAAATTGGCTGAGATGCCACTCACTCCAAGTTCCAGGAAAGGAATCTCGGCCAATCTCTCCAAATGCTAGGAAAGGAATGATCCCTTAGACCAcattggtctctttttatacccccttttccacatcatttcctgtcctcttcacagaaaccaattatagcctttcaatttgcctaccaCTGCCCAAGGGGGTCAGTGGGGGGGGTGTGgtcagtggcctttggaggtgtgtgagcttactctagtgacttgtaaactctcatacttaatggtaagtaggggtactttaagttcttgatttgcttaaaaataggcaaggggagagttagtCCTATCTTCACAATCACCCCTGAGATTCTTTGGACCACTAGTCTCCCTAGTGATTTATTTAACATAatcagcttatacctctaaagatctagCTAAAGGTacatattgcactttctaagaggaaactacaatagttggagaggagggaaataaaagagaaagtgcaaaaccaatgtttgttaagcacattgataaaaagccaattaagggacaatcccctttggcatgagaatttacattcagaataaatgtttcaacccccttcagttcaattacatcccaaagttcattctggatcttttgttgCCACATTTTTTATGGCACtttttccaaacagttcactttcttgctTCAAGAGATTAgccagtttcttttcctgaaacttctctcaaaaaattttatatcttggattttatgaaaattatacagaacttgggtcatcttgactccaggctcagattCTATCCGATGTGCTACATAACACAGAGTTTGGTTATTCTGTGGCTTAATTCCTTAAATGTATTTAACAGGTAATAATGCCTCAGGTATCTGTTGCCCTATGTACTACcaacataggatcataaatttagagctggaaggcccCTCACAGGTCTTTTAGTCTAACTACTTTgttttagagatggagaaattgaggcctaGTGATTTAGTCAGGAATCACACATTGCTTCAGCAAAATCATAGCTCTATTCCCTTAGTTGCTTCACAAATACAGATTACCACTGATATATCTTTCCTGCTCTATAACAGTATTTCTCTAGGACTAAGGAGGTGACTAGGGTACTAGTACCCTATGATTTCTAAGACTAAGAAATTTACCTTAAGATACCATCTGGTGGAAATCTGTCAAAGTTTTGGTAATGCTTCCTAGTATCTAGTGTTGAGATAAGTAGTAAATATAATTAGAACTACAAAACCTTTGATTTAACACCCCatctgaataaagaaaaaaaaatcaacctagcCAACCCTATTTTGTAAATTTGTACATCATTTACTGATTGATCTAAGGTACAATTAGCTCATGTTTCTAGGCTATGAATTGAACTACATTCCACAAGGACAGTGACTGTCTTAAGTGAGAGGATGTAAGGTAACTTCTAGACCCTGGAATTTGATTGCCAACTTGCTATAACATTTAACATCGATATAGTACTTTGAGGTTTGTAAAGGCCTTTTCTCACAGTGAGACTAAGGTAGGTAATGCTAGTATTAGtgttttggatgaagaaatggtTGTTAAGTAAGGCACTTTCTTCTACAATATGTGTAGTATATAATCTTATGCTTTATATACAAGAATCCTGTGCTAGGTAGGACTCATTTTCTCTCTTGACTTTGAACCCATTAAGATTAGCCAACCCTTGTGAGGGTAAGCTGTTTCCAACATGAATAAACAACCATGATGGTGTGTTTGGGAGTTTGGGATTGGGGTTGGTAGGGAATTCAAGAGTGAACTTAGAACTGGTTTCATCAAATGTTTGTTTCACTCAAGTAAATGTGTActttgtgatttttctaaaactaaaaatgtattttcatcagaaatatttcCTAGTGATGAATGGAACTCTGCCAAAATCCAGACCCTCTTAGGTTGCAtaagttaaaaacaaaatgaaacaaagaagacTATTAATTtctgtaatataatgtaatcatgttatttttatcTAGGTAATTCAAAGCTCCCTGTTATACTTGAATAAAGATACATTGTTGCAGAAATTATGGATTTCGTCTGGAAGCAGTATATGCTAAGTTTTGTTTAGTTACTATATTTATAGAAATTGAGATAGTTCTGGAAATGATCTTagttaaatatacattttatataaacttttgtttccatttcaaatatttgaagaatttctTAGAGGACTTGCAGTTTTAATATCACATGTTTAATTATGACAGTCAAATAGTAATTTTTATAATAGTTCTGCTGGCAAAACTCTAGTGTATTTCTAGTTCTGTTATAATAGGAAATAGGACTTTCTCACAAAGTATAGGTAAGAATTTCAgatatcaaaataggcaaggttAGGGAAAAGATTACTTAATTCAAAATAGTAACCTACTGCTTTGTAAAGTAGTGGGATCTCCACAGAGTTCTTTAGGCAGTCTTGATGACTTTGGGATGGTTATGCCAAAGTGGGACATTTCTTCTGCATGGGAGTTGGTTTAAAGAACTACTGTACTACTTTCCTACTGAATTTCTCTGTAAATAAGATGGTTTAGGGGAGGTCTTTTGGCATCCTTTAGTTCACATTATATGGCTTACTACTTCATCTATACAACTGATATTCCCCTAGTATAGTTTTAGAGTAAACTTAGACAAGCTAAaacaccttttaaaaaaacaaacattttcacTAATTGACTTCACCTCCTacttaggttttttaaaaaagatgagagGAAATGCCTACCCTTTTTCTTGTTTCAAGTGCTTTATTACTGATGCATGAGGAAGGTGAGTCTGGATTTtggttctctatttcattttaaaaaccaaaattctcAGTGTTGAAGAACCTTTTTTGCTTGATAGCACCCtgagtcatttctgtggattaCTTGTTTTGTCTATTGATAGGTTGTTCACATTGCACTGTAGGGTCCTGCTGGTTTCTTTCACAGATATATTTGAATTCGAGGTTTGACAACTGGATGGTGCTATTGTGCAGCAGAAATCTAAAATCCCAACAAGTTCAGCCTACCTATCATCTGCTAGAAAGAATCTTTAAAATCATATTAGGAAAGAACATCCACTAGCTTGCAAAGACTTTCACCAACCTACTTATTCATTGATTACCAATGCCCCTTTTTAACCCCTGCTTCCCATATCAAATAATTGGAATTGTAtgcacaaacatacacatatcaGTATTCTATCTAATAGAAGTAAAGTAGTTCTGTCTAgtagagagatgaaaagaaaatgaggttaatTTCAAAGTTGTATATTCCTAATATAAGTAGGGAAAAGAAATGGGACCAAGAACATGGAACAAGCAGTGAGGAATAAGGGAATGTTGACACAAATAAAAAGGAGGTAATGATCTGGGTGGTTCATGGCAGGATATGACTGTTTCTTTTAAAGACTTGTGTATGTTTATAGTAATTATAATTTGCATGtttatagaaataatttctaCCTCTGGTAATTTCCAGAATCATTCACAAGGAAAATTAAGGTGTGTCAAAATCTCAAATTTTTAATGCAAAATGGTATTTAGTCATTTGTATATTGCAGATTGATAGCTAGCTAGATGGATACAAAAAGGcaatgtggcaaagtagatagtcaaaagaacatgaattaaAACTGATGATATATATTGACTATATGATCCAGGACTAGTCATAACCTCCCAGTGCTCTTGGCAAAGGTGGTGCTGACCGACAACAGTAGAGaggattttctcatttgaaatttCCCTGTCCCTGAAATAACAGGTCCAGACTTTATttctatatgtacacatacattcacatatatgtatgtgtatatgcacatagtGCAATATgcataatgtgtatatataaatatgaactgCACATGTATTGAAAATGATGAACACATATTCATACCCTTTGGAGGGGAAGGGTCTAGATCTATGACTTTTATGCTGTAGAGAGCAGCCATTACCAATGAAAGTAAGCAACTCTTCCGATTTATAGCTTTAGAGAGTTGCTTCAAGGCACACACTAGGCTAGGGTTACATAACCAATATATGTCATAGGaagaacttgaacccaaatctttttgactccaaggccTGATCTATCCACCATGAAACACTGCAACATGCCACCTCTTATATATATGAATTCAAAGttgtatatctatattatatgtatatacaacttTTTGATTATTCTTatatacattttacaaatatatggaATATCTCTGCATATACCTATGATAGTAAATGAGAATCATAGCTAATTCTGCATTATTCTGGTGCTAGGAAAAAGAACATCTtgttatttgttaaaaaattctAATACTTTCCTACAACCACTCTTGAAAATTTTACCTCTTGGAAATGCTAATAAGTAGTCAGATTGACTGACTTTCATTTCAATCTATTTATATACtttcacttttaaatttttaatgatattttcccCAATATATTGTCCTCTCCATAGTTCACTTTATCTGCATATCCATTGgttggtcaataagcatttactgagtACTTGCTACTGTGTTAAGTTCTGAACATATAGAGAAAGacaaacaatccctgctctcaaggagctcacattccagtggattaaacaacataaaaataacttGTTACTTACAAGATATAcatagagaagatgaaagataatcCCAGAGTGGAAGGCTCTTAGCAGCTACTTCACAAGGTTGTCCCAAAGATCAAATGAGTGGATATAGAATgaactttacaaaccttaaaggtTATATAGTATAAGTTACTGTTACCTCTCAGCCACTAACATCTTCAAATTTCTCTAgtgtatataaaaaaagaaaaatggatagaaACAGAACCAGGGGAAGGGTAGAATAGATGAAATACAAAACTAGAAATTTTCTAGATCACAGATTCTTTCCCTAGGGCCCATAACTTAAAAAATGTTGATAAAACGGTTACAATTTTgtcaatttcctttgtaattctatgtattttctttcatgaattttaagATCTCTGTGAAGA
This sequence is a window from Monodelphis domestica isolate mMonDom1 chromosome 3, mMonDom1.pri, whole genome shotgun sequence. Protein-coding genes within it:
- the CHCHD7 gene encoding coiled-coil-helix-coiled-coil-helix domain-containing protein 7, with the protein product MPIVTKRLRDPDVNPCLSESDASTRCMDENNYDREMCTTCFLKYKNCRKFWNAIMIERRRNGVKPHMPTAAEREKILGAMGKMPY